The following coding sequences lie in one Pseudomonas svalbardensis genomic window:
- a CDS encoding beta-ketoacyl-ACP synthase III, with protein sequence MHNVVISGTGLYTPANSISNEELVQSFNAYVAQFNADNADAIARGEIEALTESSAAFIEKASGIKSRFVMDKEGILDPQRMAPRLPERSNDEWSVLCQMAIGAAEQALQRAGKTAADIDGVIVACSNLQRAYPAIAIEVQEALGIQGFGYDMNVACSSATFGIQAAANSVQLGQARAILMVNPEVCTGHLNFRDRDSHFIFGDAATAVIIERADLATSKYQFDIVSTKLLTKFSNNIRNNFGFLNRAAEEGIGAKDKLFVQEGRKVFRDVCPMVAELIATHLEENTLNISDVKRFWLHQANLSMNHLIVKKLLGREATEEEAPVILDTYANTSSAGSVIAFHKNQDGLAAGSLAVLSSFGAGYSIGSVILRKR encoded by the coding sequence ATGCATAACGTCGTCATCAGCGGCACCGGCCTGTACACCCCGGCCAACAGCATCTCCAACGAAGAGCTGGTGCAGTCTTTCAACGCTTACGTCGCGCAATTCAACGCCGACAATGCCGACGCCATCGCGCGCGGCGAAATCGAAGCGTTGACCGAGTCCAGCGCGGCGTTTATTGAAAAAGCCTCTGGCATCAAAAGCCGCTTTGTCATGGACAAGGAAGGCATTCTCGACCCGCAACGCATGGCGCCACGCCTGCCGGAACGCTCGAATGACGAGTGGTCGGTGCTTTGCCAAATGGCCATCGGTGCCGCCGAGCAAGCCTTGCAGCGCGCCGGCAAGACCGCCGCGGACATCGACGGCGTGATCGTCGCCTGCTCCAACCTGCAACGGGCCTATCCGGCCATCGCCATCGAAGTCCAGGAAGCCTTGGGTATCCAGGGTTTCGGTTACGACATGAACGTCGCCTGCTCTTCGGCGACCTTCGGCATTCAGGCGGCGGCCAACAGCGTGCAACTGGGCCAGGCCCGGGCGATCCTGATGGTCAACCCGGAAGTCTGCACTGGGCACCTGAACTTCCGCGACCGTGACAGCCACTTCATCTTCGGCGACGCCGCGACTGCGGTGATCATCGAACGTGCTGACCTGGCGACGTCCAAGTACCAGTTCGATATCGTCAGTACCAAGCTGCTGACCAAGTTCTCCAACAACATCCGCAACAACTTCGGCTTCCTCAATCGCGCGGCGGAAGAGGGCATCGGTGCCAAGGACAAACTGTTCGTGCAGGAAGGCCGCAAGGTGTTCCGCGATGTCTGCCCGATGGTCGCCGAGCTGATCGCTACGCACCTGGAAGAGAACACGCTCAACATCAGCGACGTGAAACGCTTCTGGCTGCATCAGGCCAACCTCAGCATGAACCACCTGATCGTCAAGAAGCTGCTGGGCCGCGAAGCCACCGAAGAAGAAGCCCCGGTGATTCTCGACACCTACGCCAACACCAGCTCCGCCGGTTCCGTGATCGCGTTTCACAAGAACCAGGACGGTCTGGCCGCCGGTTCGCTGGCTGTGCTCAGCTCGTTCGGCGCCGGTTACTCGATTGGTAGCGTGATTCTGCGCAAGCGCTGA
- the hrpA gene encoding ATP-dependent RNA helicase HrpA, giving the protein MTDESPSIDKLLKNLDHAMLADRHRLRRQLLELRKKPDEAKLAQWVTRMQASCDQVLARRASLPVIRYDDSLPIAAKRDEIKAALLKHQVLIIAGETGSGKTTQLPKICLEIGRGQHGLIGHTQPRRIAARSVASRVAEELATPLGALVGYQVRFEDQSDSNTLIKLMTDGILLAETQNDRYLERYDTIIVDEAHERSLNIDFLLGYLKTLLPRRPDLKVIITSATIDLERFSKHFDDAPIVEVSGRTFPVETWYRPLTLEQDEEGNRVEDDLTVDQAILATLDEIAAFERSERKSPGDVLVFLPGEREIRDAADMLRKAQLKHTEILPLYARLSPAEQQRIFQSHPGRRVVLATNVAETSLTVPGIRYVIDSGTARISRYSYRAKVQRLPIEAISQASANQRKGRCGRVEPGICIRLYGEEDFIGRPEFTDPEILRTNLAAVILQMLHLRLGEITDFPFIEPPDGKAISDGFNLLQELSAVDRNSQLTPLGRQLARLPVDPRMGRMLLEAAKLGSLQEVLIVASAMSIQDPRERPPERQQAADQAHAQWKDVDSDFAGLVNLWRGFEEQRQALTASPLRNWCRKNFLNYLRLREWRDSHRQLSLICRDMQLSLNKEPADYPKLHKAVLSGLLSQIGQKTEDGDYLGARQRRFWIHPSSGLGKKRPQWLMAAELVETTKLYARMVAKIDADWIEPLAGHLIKKNHFEPHWEKKRGQVVAFEQITLFGLIVVGRRPVHYGPIDPVVSRELFIREGLVRGEIQSKAKCLTANAQLLEQLDELEAKARRRDILADEETLFAFYDARLPAEIHQTATFDSWYRVNSQKDPQLLIMREEDVLAREASEVTALHYPDTLHIGDLELALSYHFEPNHPRDGVTLRVPAPLLPMLPPERLEWLVPGVIEAKCIALVRNLPKALRKNFVPVPDFVKAALQRMTFAEGSLPQALGRELLRMTGARVSDEAWAEASQQVDSHLRMNLEIVDGQGKFLGEGRDLAELTARFTEASQAALAVPQTAKNQQPVEPKVFAAVAEKTQQKIAGLSMTVYPALVEEGGTVKEGRFSTPAEAEFQHRRALQRLLMQQLAEPAKFLRSKLPGLTELGLMYRDMGRIDSLVEDILLASLDSCILDGEDPLPRDGAGLASLAERKRGGWTEHAERLAKLTLEILKLWHGLQKRFKGKIDLAQAVALNDIKQQLSDLVYPGFVRETPMQWLKELPRYLKAVEQRFEKIGAQVQRDRVWSGELSGLWTQYQTRANKHAQEGKRDPQLELYRWWLEEYRVSLFAQQLGTKVPISDKRLNKQWTQVEP; this is encoded by the coding sequence ATGACTGACGAATCGCCTTCCATCGACAAACTGCTGAAAAACCTCGATCACGCCATGCTCGCCGACCGCCACCGGCTGCGGCGGCAGTTGCTTGAGCTGCGTAAAAAACCTGACGAGGCCAAGCTGGCCCAATGGGTAACGCGCATGCAGGCGTCCTGTGATCAGGTGCTGGCGCGGCGGGCCAGCCTGCCGGTTATTCGCTACGACGACAGCCTGCCGATCGCCGCCAAGCGCGACGAAATCAAAGCAGCGCTGCTCAAGCATCAGGTGCTGATCATTGCCGGTGAAACCGGTTCGGGTAAAACCACCCAGTTGCCGAAGATCTGCCTGGAAATCGGTCGCGGTCAGCATGGCCTGATCGGCCACACCCAGCCCCGTCGAATCGCCGCCCGCAGCGTGGCGAGCCGGGTCGCCGAAGAACTGGCGACGCCGTTGGGCGCGTTGGTCGGCTATCAGGTGCGGTTCGAAGATCAGAGCGATTCCAACACCCTGATCAAGCTGATGACCGACGGCATCCTGCTGGCGGAAACCCAGAACGACCGTTACCTCGAACGCTACGACACGATCATCGTCGACGAAGCCCACGAACGCAGCCTGAACATCGACTTCCTGCTCGGTTACCTGAAAACCCTGCTGCCGCGTCGTCCGGACCTGAAAGTCATCATCACCTCGGCGACCATCGACCTGGAGCGTTTCTCCAAGCATTTCGATGATGCGCCAATTGTCGAAGTCTCCGGCCGCACCTTCCCCGTGGAAACCTGGTATCGCCCGCTGACCCTGGAGCAGGACGAAGAGGGCAACCGCGTCGAGGATGACTTGACGGTGGATCAGGCGATTCTTGCCACCCTCGACGAAATCGCCGCGTTCGAACGCAGCGAGCGCAAGAGCCCCGGCGATGTGTTGGTGTTCCTGCCCGGCGAGCGTGAGATTCGCGACGCGGCGGACATGCTGCGCAAGGCCCAGCTCAAGCACACCGAGATTCTGCCGCTCTACGCGCGGCTGTCGCCGGCCGAACAGCAGCGGATTTTCCAGTCGCACCCAGGCCGTCGCGTGGTCCTGGCGACCAACGTCGCGGAAACCTCGCTGACCGTGCCGGGCATTCGTTACGTGATCGATAGCGGCACCGCGCGCATCAGCCGTTACAGCTACCGCGCCAAGGTCCAGCGCCTGCCCATCGAAGCCATTTCCCAGGCCAGCGCCAACCAACGTAAAGGTCGATGCGGACGGGTCGAACCGGGCATTTGCATCCGCCTCTACGGCGAAGAAGATTTCATCGGTCGCCCGGAATTTACCGACCCGGAAATCCTGCGCACGAACCTCGCCGCCGTAATCCTGCAGATGCTGCACCTGCGTCTCGGCGAGATCACCGATTTCCCGTTTATCGAGCCGCCGGATGGCAAAGCCATCAGCGACGGTTTCAACCTGCTGCAAGAACTCTCGGCGGTCGACCGCAACAGCCAGCTGACCCCGCTTGGCCGCCAATTGGCGCGGTTGCCGGTGGACCCGCGCATGGGCCGCATGTTGCTGGAAGCGGCGAAACTCGGCAGCTTGCAGGAAGTGCTGATTGTCGCCAGCGCCATGTCGATTCAGGACCCGCGCGAGCGTCCGCCAGAACGTCAGCAAGCGGCGGATCAGGCGCATGCTCAGTGGAAGGATGTGGACTCGGACTTCGCCGGGCTGGTCAATCTGTGGCGTGGTTTCGAAGAACAGCGCCAGGCGTTGACCGCCAGCCCGCTGCGTAATTGGTGCCGCAAGAACTTCCTGAATTACCTGCGTCTGCGCGAATGGCGCGACTCCCATCGGCAGTTGAGCCTGATCTGCCGCGACATGCAGTTGAGCCTCAATAAAGAGCCGGCGGATTACCCGAAACTGCACAAAGCCGTGCTCTCGGGGCTGCTCAGCCAGATCGGTCAGAAAACCGAAGACGGTGACTACCTCGGCGCCCGTCAGCGGCGTTTCTGGATTCACCCGTCATCGGGCCTCGGCAAGAAGCGTCCGCAATGGCTGATGGCCGCCGAACTGGTGGAAACCACCAAGCTCTACGCGCGCATGGTCGCCAAGATCGACGCCGACTGGATCGAACCCTTGGCCGGGCACCTGATCAAGAAAAACCACTTCGAACCCCATTGGGAGAAGAAGCGCGGTCAAGTCGTGGCGTTCGAGCAAATCACCTTGTTCGGGCTGATCGTGGTCGGTCGCCGGCCGGTGCATTACGGGCCGATCGACCCGGTGGTGTCTCGTGAATTGTTCATTCGTGAAGGCCTGGTACGCGGCGAGATTCAGTCCAAGGCCAAGTGCCTGACGGCCAATGCGCAACTGCTGGAACAGCTCGACGAACTGGAAGCCAAGGCTCGCCGTCGCGACATTCTGGCGGACGAAGAAACCCTGTTCGCCTTCTACGATGCGCGACTGCCGGCGGAGATCCACCAGACCGCGACCTTCGACAGCTGGTATCGGGTCAACAGCCAGAAAGACCCGCAGCTGCTGATCATGCGCGAAGAAGACGTGCTGGCCCGGGAGGCGAGTGAAGTCACCGCGCTGCATTACCCGGACACCTTGCACATCGGTGATCTGGAGTTGGCGCTGAGCTACCACTTCGAACCTAACCACCCGCGTGACGGCGTGACCCTGCGTGTGCCGGCGCCGTTGTTGCCGATGCTGCCGCCGGAACGTCTGGAGTGGCTGGTTCCCGGCGTGATCGAGGCCAAGTGCATCGCGCTGGTACGCAACCTGCCCAAAGCCCTGCGCAAGAATTTCGTACCGGTGCCGGACTTCGTCAAAGCCGCATTGCAACGCATGACCTTCGCCGAGGGCTCGTTGCCTCAAGCGTTGGGCCGTGAACTGTTGCGCATGACCGGTGCGCGGGTCAGCGATGAAGCCTGGGCGGAAGCGTCGCAGCAGGTCGACAGTCATTTGCGGATGAACCTGGAAATCGTCGACGGCCAGGGCAAGTTCCTTGGCGAAGGGCGTGATCTGGCGGAACTGACCGCACGCTTTACCGAAGCCAGTCAGGCCGCGTTGGCTGTGCCGCAAACAGCGAAAAACCAGCAACCTGTGGAGCCGAAAGTGTTTGCCGCCGTCGCCGAGAAAACCCAGCAGAAGATCGCCGGGCTGTCGATGACGGTGTATCCGGCGCTGGTGGAAGAGGGCGGCACGGTCAAGGAAGGACGTTTCTCGACGCCGGCCGAAGCCGAGTTTCAACATCGTCGGGCCTTGCAGCGTTTGCTGATGCAGCAACTGGCCGAACCTGCGAAGTTCCTGCGCAGCAAGTTGCCGGGGCTGACCGAATTGGGCCTGATGTACCGCGACATGGGGCGCATCGACAGTCTGGTCGAAGACATCCTGCTGGCCAGCCTCGACAGCTGCATTCTCGATGGCGAAGATCCGTTGCCTCGTGATGGCGCCGGGTTGGCCTCACTGGCCGAACGCAAGCGCGGCGGCTGGACCGAGCACGCCGAGCGCCTGGCCAAGCTGACGCTGGAAATCCTCAAGCTCTGGCACGGCCTGCAAAAACGCTTCAAGGGCAAGATCGACCTGGCGCAAGCCGTGGCCCTGAACGACATCAAGCAGCAGCTCAGTGATCTGGTGTATCCGGGCTTCGTCCGTGAAACCCCGATGCAGTGGCTCAAGGAGCTGCCGCGTTATCTGAAAGCGGTCGAGCAGCGCTTCGAGAAAATCGGCGCTCAGGTGCAGAGGGACCGGGTCTGGAGTGGCGAGTTATCTGGCCTGTGGACGCAATATCAAACGCGCGCCAACAAACATGCCCAAGAAGGCAAACGCGATCCGCAACTGGAGCTCTATCGCTGGTGGCTGGAGGAATACCGGGTTTCCCTGTTCGCCCAACAATTGGGGACCAAGGTGCCGATCTCCGACAAGCGCCTGAACAAGCAATGGACCCAAGTCGAACCGTAA
- a CDS encoding putative porin, protein MRLASTKTAAALCGGLLLAMSVPASAAVDAKLLDMLKANGSISPAQYTELQAELASDQKDQQIARQAQRETNEQIAATAKKTNELSTFDQKLAWAAKTQFKGDVRFRQETVKNDGVSNTGDQDRQRIRVRLGAYTEINPQVDTGIRIATGSDNDSRSTNQSLDNNFTKKDIWLDQGYVDYHPTAIKDLHLIGGKMPQPWVSTGDIIWDSDISPEGLAATYKHALGPVEMFGSAGHYTLKDNVDGEGKQFRHDLRLYAGQLGARFAITDYLKMTLGGSLYAYDNDNDINNTCAAATCRLAVNGNTANEQFKLYEGFGQLDIGGLPMPLSLYGQIVTNDDASNDQDMGWLAGVKTKFYGFGVDYNYRDVQRNAVVGAFTDSDFANGFTGSRGSKLKVSYEIDKNFSLGATYLMADSDYTNATLRDSKINTLQLDAEAKF, encoded by the coding sequence ATGCGTCTTGCTTCCACGAAAACTGCGGCGGCCTTGTGTGGTGGGTTGCTGCTGGCCATGAGTGTTCCGGCCAGCGCCGCAGTCGACGCCAAACTGCTCGACATGCTCAAGGCAAACGGCTCGATTTCTCCTGCGCAGTACACCGAACTGCAAGCCGAGCTGGCCAGCGATCAGAAAGACCAGCAAATCGCCCGTCAGGCTCAGCGAGAGACCAACGAGCAGATCGCGGCGACCGCGAAGAAAACCAATGAACTGAGCACCTTCGACCAGAAACTGGCGTGGGCTGCCAAGACCCAGTTCAAGGGCGATGTTCGTTTCCGTCAGGAAACAGTCAAGAACGATGGTGTTTCCAACACTGGCGACCAGGACCGTCAACGCATTCGTGTCCGCCTGGGTGCCTACACCGAAATCAACCCGCAAGTCGACACCGGCATCCGGATCGCCACGGGCAGCGACAACGATTCGCGCTCCACCAACCAGAGCCTGGACAACAACTTCACCAAGAAGGATATCTGGCTGGACCAGGGCTACGTGGATTACCACCCGACGGCCATCAAGGACCTGCACTTGATCGGCGGCAAGATGCCGCAACCGTGGGTGAGCACCGGCGACATCATCTGGGATAGCGACATCAGCCCTGAAGGTCTGGCAGCAACCTACAAGCACGCGCTGGGCCCTGTCGAGATGTTCGGTAGCGCCGGTCACTACACGCTCAAGGACAACGTCGACGGCGAAGGCAAGCAGTTCCGTCATGACCTGCGTCTGTATGCCGGCCAGTTGGGCGCGCGTTTCGCGATCACCGACTACTTGAAAATGACTCTGGGCGGCAGTCTCTACGCCTACGACAACGACAACGACATCAACAATACGTGTGCCGCGGCAACATGCCGACTGGCCGTCAACGGCAACACTGCGAACGAACAGTTCAAACTGTACGAAGGCTTTGGTCAGCTCGACATCGGCGGCCTGCCAATGCCGCTGTCGCTTTACGGTCAAATCGTCACCAACGACGATGCCAGCAACGATCAGGACATGGGCTGGCTGGCTGGCGTCAAGACCAAGTTCTACGGCTTCGGAGTGGACTACAACTACCGCGACGTACAGCGTAACGCGGTGGTCGGCGCCTTCACCGACTCCGACTTCGCCAACGGTTTCACCGGTTCGCGTGGCAGCAAGCTGAAAGTGAGCTACGAGATCGACAAGAACTTCTCCCTCGGCGCGACGTACTTAATGGCTGACTCCGACTACACCAACGCCACCCTGCGGGATTCGAAAATCAACACCCTGCAACTGGACGCAGAAGCCAAGTTCTGA
- the aceK gene encoding bifunctional isocitrate dehydrogenase kinase/phosphatase, which yields MPQQWPAADIARMILDGFDDYREHFRQITDGARARFEQAKWQETQSASAARINLYEEKVSETVGRLHIAFDDDTLDVSCWPLVKSAYITLIDLRFDDELSETWYNSIFCGLFSHDLISDGCMFIHTTRPSLRRARAAQTRTYKPQGQLSGMLASIFADYRFSEDYANLAGDLSRLEGQLRENLPDWVCKDPELSVELFSSVLYRNKGAYLVGRIYTQDEQWPLVIPLLHREGRGIQIDALITDEADVSIIFSFTRSYFMVDVPVPAEFIGFLKRILPGKHIAELYTSIGFYKHGKSEFYRALINHLANTDDQFIMAPGVRGMVMSVFTLPGFNTVFKIIKDRFSPSKNVDRATVIEKYRLVKSVDRVGRLADTQEFADFRFPLSKFDPACLEELLEVAASTVSVEGDTVLIRHCWTERRMTPLNLYLENANDAQVREALEDYGLAIKQLAAANIFPGDMLLKNFGVTRHGRVVFYDYDEICFLTEANFRHIPLPRTPEDEMASEPWYSIGPLDVFPEEFPPFLFADSGQRKLFDQLHGELYNADYWKSLQEAIRAGKVIDVFPYRRKGLDNE from the coding sequence ATGCCGCAGCAATGGCCAGCCGCCGACATCGCCCGAATGATCCTCGATGGCTTTGACGATTATCGCGAGCATTTCCGCCAGATCACCGACGGCGCCCGGGCCCGCTTCGAGCAGGCCAAGTGGCAGGAGACGCAATCGGCGTCGGCCGCGCGGATCAATCTCTACGAAGAAAAAGTCAGCGAAACGGTGGGGCGGCTACACATCGCTTTCGACGACGACACGCTGGATGTCAGCTGCTGGCCGCTGGTCAAAAGCGCTTACATCACGCTCATCGACCTGCGCTTCGACGATGAACTGTCCGAAACCTGGTACAACTCGATCTTCTGCGGGCTGTTCAGCCACGACCTGATCAGCGACGGCTGCATGTTCATCCACACCACCCGGCCGAGCCTGCGCCGGGCCCGCGCCGCACAAACCCGCACGTACAAGCCCCAGGGCCAGTTGTCCGGGATGCTGGCGAGCATTTTTGCCGACTACCGCTTCAGCGAGGATTACGCCAACCTGGCGGGCGACCTGTCTCGACTCGAAGGGCAATTGCGCGAGAACCTGCCGGACTGGGTCTGCAAGGATCCGGAGTTGAGCGTCGAACTGTTTTCCTCGGTGCTTTACCGCAACAAAGGCGCGTACCTGGTCGGGCGCATCTACACCCAGGACGAACAATGGCCGCTGGTGATTCCGCTGCTGCACCGCGAAGGTCGCGGGATTCAGATCGATGCGCTGATCACCGATGAAGCGGACGTGTCGATCATCTTCTCGTTCACCCGTTCGTATTTCATGGTCGACGTGCCGGTGCCGGCGGAGTTCATCGGTTTCCTCAAGCGCATTCTGCCGGGCAAGCACATCGCCGAGCTGTATACCTCGATCGGTTTCTACAAACACGGAAAATCCGAGTTCTACCGGGCGCTGATCAATCACCTGGCCAACACCGACGACCAGTTCATCATGGCCCCGGGCGTGCGTGGCATGGTGATGAGCGTGTTTACCCTGCCGGGCTTCAACACCGTATTCAAAATCATCAAGGATCGCTTCTCGCCGTCAAAGAACGTCGACCGCGCCACGGTGATCGAGAAGTACCGTTTGGTGAAAAGTGTCGACCGGGTGGGGCGTCTGGCCGACACCCAGGAATTCGCCGACTTCCGTTTCCCGTTGAGCAAGTTCGACCCGGCCTGTCTGGAAGAATTGCTCGAAGTGGCAGCATCCACCGTGTCGGTAGAGGGCGACACCGTGCTGATCCGCCACTGCTGGACCGAACGGCGGATGACGCCGTTGAACCTGTATCTGGAGAACGCCAACGACGCTCAGGTCCGCGAGGCACTGGAGGATTACGGCCTGGCGATCAAGCAACTGGCGGCGGCGAACATCTTCCCCGGCGACATGCTGCTGAAGAACTTCGGCGTTACCCGTCACGGGCGGGTGGTGTTTTATGACTATGACGAGATCTGCTTCTTGACCGAGGCCAACTTCCGGCACATCCCGCTACCGCGCACGCCGGAAGACGAGATGGCGTCGGAGCCTTGGTATTCGATCGGGCCGCTGGATGTGTTTCCTGAAGAGTTTCCGCCGTTTTTGTTTGCTGATTCGGGGCAAAGGAAGTTGTTTGATCAGTTGCATGGTGAGTTGTACAACGCCGATTACTGGAAAAGCCTTCAGGAAGCCATTCGCGCCGGGAAGGTGATTGATGTGTTCCCGTATCGGCGCAAGGGGTTGGATAACGAGTAG
- a CDS encoding GNAT family N-acetyltransferase, giving the protein MPLQRLESLSEIASQTWDALVPENQPFLRHAFLSALEDSGSVGPHSGWQPEHLLHIEGDRLIAALPSYRKWHSYGEYVFDHAWADACERAGIDYYPKLLTAVPFSPVSGPRLLAATLEDGFELLKSLPGYLEIEQLSSAHINFTDPFTDAALAEQPGWLQRIGCQYHWQNRGYRDFQDFLDVLSSRKRKQMRKEREQVAGQGIDFEWLEGKQLDQAQWDFVYACYANTYAVRRQAPYLTREFFSLLAERMPESIRVVLAKQGSRPVAMAFSLVGGDSFYGRYWGCLAEFDRLHFETCFYQGMDYAITNGFQRFDAGAQGEHKLIRGFEPVITHSWHYLRHPGLKAAVKDFLQQERVGVLAYAEEARTALPYRQD; this is encoded by the coding sequence ATGCCGCTGCAACGTCTGGAAAGTCTGTCCGAAATCGCGTCGCAGACGTGGGACGCCCTGGTGCCCGAGAATCAGCCCTTTCTGCGCCACGCCTTTCTCAGCGCACTGGAAGACAGCGGCAGCGTCGGCCCTCATTCCGGCTGGCAACCCGAGCATTTGCTGCACATCGAAGGCGATCGCCTGATCGCCGCGTTACCCAGTTACCGCAAATGGCATTCCTACGGCGAGTACGTGTTCGATCACGCCTGGGCCGATGCCTGTGAGCGTGCCGGTATCGATTACTACCCCAAGCTGCTGACGGCTGTGCCGTTCAGTCCGGTCAGCGGCCCGCGTTTGCTGGCGGCCACGCTCGAGGACGGTTTCGAACTGTTGAAAAGCCTGCCGGGCTACCTTGAAATCGAACAACTCTCCAGTGCCCACATCAACTTCACCGACCCGTTCACTGACGCAGCATTGGCCGAGCAGCCGGGCTGGTTACAGCGAATCGGCTGTCAGTACCACTGGCAGAATCGCGGGTATCGGGATTTTCAAGACTTCCTCGACGTCCTCAGTTCGCGCAAGCGCAAGCAAATGCGCAAGGAACGCGAACAAGTGGCGGGGCAGGGCATTGATTTCGAATGGCTTGAAGGTAAGCAACTCGATCAGGCACAGTGGGATTTTGTCTATGCCTGCTACGCCAATACCTACGCAGTGCGTCGGCAAGCGCCGTACCTGACGCGGGAGTTTTTCAGTTTGCTGGCCGAGCGCATGCCAGAGTCGATTCGTGTGGTGTTGGCCAAGCAGGGCTCACGGCCGGTGGCCATGGCCTTCAGTCTGGTGGGCGGCGACAGTTTTTACGGTCGTTACTGGGGCTGTCTGGCGGAGTTTGATCGTTTGCACTTCGAGACCTGTTTCTATCAGGGCATGGACTACGCGATTACCAATGGCTTCCAGCGTTTCGATGCCGGTGCCCAGGGCGAGCACAAGTTGATTCGCGGGTTCGAACCTGTGATCACTCATTCATGGCACTACTTGCGTCATCCCGGCCTGAAAGCTGCCGTCAAAGACTTCCTGCAGCAAGAGCGCGTTGGCGTGCTGGCGTATGCCGAGGAAGCGAGGACAGCCTTGCCTTACCGGCAAGACTGA
- a CDS encoding DMT family transporter — translation MNPVDTLRLLSLAAIWGASFLFMRIIAPVIGTIPTAFFRVSIAAVGLLVILGLMRISWDFKGKLKTVMLLGVINSGIPATLYSVAAQVLPAGYSAIFNATTPLMGVLIGGLFFHERLTAAKLGGVFLGLLGVGILTRAGPVAFDMELLMGALACLLATTCYGFAGFLARRWLDQAGGLDSRLSAVGSMLGATLFLLPLFGYSVISQPPESWGGWSVWLSLLGLGLVCTALAYIIYFRLLSSVGPVKSMTTTFLIPPFGVLWGALLLDEPLSMAHIYGGVLIAAALWLVLKTAVVKPLEVAAR, via the coding sequence GTGAACCCCGTCGATACTCTGCGTTTGTTGTCGCTTGCCGCCATTTGGGGCGCGAGCTTTCTGTTCATGCGCATCATCGCCCCGGTGATTGGCACAATCCCCACTGCTTTTTTCCGCGTGTCGATTGCCGCGGTCGGTCTGTTGGTGATTCTCGGGCTGATGCGCATCAGTTGGGATTTCAAAGGCAAACTCAAAACCGTGATGCTGCTAGGGGTGATCAACTCCGGGATTCCGGCGACCCTCTATTCGGTGGCCGCGCAAGTGCTGCCGGCCGGCTATTCGGCGATTTTCAACGCCACCACGCCATTGATGGGCGTGCTGATCGGCGGTCTGTTCTTCCATGAAAGGCTTACCGCCGCCAAACTTGGCGGTGTGTTCCTCGGGCTGTTGGGCGTGGGCATCCTGACCCGAGCCGGTCCGGTGGCGTTCGACATGGAACTGCTGATGGGCGCCCTCGCCTGCCTGCTCGCCACGACCTGCTACGGTTTCGCCGGGTTCCTCGCGCGCCGCTGGCTTGATCAGGCCGGTGGTCTCGACAGTCGTCTATCGGCGGTGGGCAGCATGCTCGGCGCGACGTTGTTTTTGCTGCCGCTGTTCGGTTACAGCGTGATCAGCCAGCCACCGGAGAGCTGGGGCGGCTGGAGTGTCTGGTTGTCGCTGCTGGGTTTGGGACTGGTGTGTACGGCGCTTGCGTACATTATTTACTTCCGGTTGCTCAGTTCGGTCGGGCCGGTGAAGTCGATGACCACGACCTTTCTGATTCCGCCGTTCGGGGTGTTGTGGGGGGCGTTGTTGCTGGATGAGCCGTTGTCGATGGCGCACATCTATGGCGGGGTGTTGATTGCGGCGGCGTTGTGGTTGGTGTTGAAGACGGCGGTGGTGAAGCCATTAGAAGTAGCTGCCCGGTAG
- a CDS encoding fructose-bisphosphate aldolase, which produces MPMNNPPRRFTPMSQFATDYPVLLIDSDAPLRELHNCVSERLNAVLKYLNLMACTSLPDYAENDINTVTNIARIMIQDVNDVFRVIEQRGFDTPK; this is translated from the coding sequence ATGCCAATGAATAACCCGCCACGCCGCTTCACCCCCATGTCCCAATTCGCAACCGACTACCCCGTCCTGCTCATCGACAGCGACGCCCCGCTACGCGAACTCCACAATTGCGTCAGCGAACGCCTCAACGCCGTCCTCAAATATCTGAATCTCATGGCCTGCACCAGCCTGCCGGACTACGCCGAGAACGACATCAACACCGTCACCAACATCGCCCGGATCATGATCCAGGATGTGAACGATGTGTTTCGGGTGATTGAGCAGCGCGGGTTTGATACGCCCAAGTAA